A single window of Rubripirellula lacrimiformis DNA harbors:
- a CDS encoding replication initiator protein A — MNEVSESVKDRSPLLPDRHPTPDLFICDIVDAAPKGDMASMEHPVFSLSTKPDLRVRRYDHNQSWIEIKPSADGLATIHDRDILIYCISQLVAAMNEGRELSQNVRFKGIELLTATNRMTTGRGYDLLRSALERLAGTRISTNILTGDKEIIRGFGLIDSYEIVRETRDGRMQEVEIKLSDWVFNAIRSREVLTLHRDYFRLRRPIERRLYELGRKHCGRQREWRISLDLLRKKCGSGSTLKEFKRLIGKVISDDEKNNHMPDYRIRFDDQSTSRADIVIFESRGSIPAIGKNGGKPVVVPPLDPDTYHAARLAAPGWDVYELERQWRSWLVMSDAEAPRKHDAAFLGFCRKWQSRKQSPANSTPGQSWGSKG, encoded by the coding sequence ATGAACGAAGTCTCCGAGTCGGTCAAAGATCGATCGCCACTGTTACCTGACCGACATCCGACACCGGACCTGTTCATCTGTGACATCGTGGATGCCGCGCCGAAAGGCGACATGGCCAGCATGGAGCATCCAGTGTTCAGTCTGTCGACCAAGCCCGACCTTCGCGTCCGGCGATACGACCACAATCAGTCGTGGATCGAGATCAAGCCTTCGGCCGACGGATTGGCAACCATCCATGATCGCGACATCCTGATCTACTGCATCAGCCAACTGGTAGCCGCGATGAACGAGGGCAGGGAGCTTTCCCAAAACGTTCGCTTCAAGGGCATCGAACTGTTAACAGCAACCAACCGAATGACCACCGGTCGCGGATACGACCTCCTTCGCTCTGCGCTGGAGCGACTGGCGGGAACCCGGATCAGCACGAACATCCTGACGGGCGACAAAGAGATCATTCGCGGCTTTGGGTTGATCGACAGCTACGAGATCGTCCGTGAAACGCGAGACGGCCGGATGCAGGAGGTCGAAATCAAGCTGTCCGACTGGGTTTTTAACGCAATCAGATCGCGTGAAGTGCTGACACTTCACCGAGACTACTTTCGCCTGAGGCGACCAATTGAAAGAAGGCTGTACGAGCTGGGCCGCAAGCATTGCGGGCGACAGCGGGAATGGCGAATCTCGTTGGACTTGCTGCGAAAGAAATGCGGATCGGGTTCAACACTGAAAGAGTTCAAGCGACTGATCGGCAAAGTGATTTCCGACGACGAAAAAAACAATCACATGCCAGACTATCGGATCCGGTTCGACGACCAGTCAACCAGTCGGGCAGACATCGTCATCTTCGAGAGTAGGGGGAGCATACCGGCGATCGGCAAGAACGGCGGCAAGCCGGTCGTTGTTCCCCCGCTAGATCCCGACACCTACCACGCTGCCCGACTGGCCGCGCCGGGCTGGGATGTCTACGAACTTGAGCGACAGTGGCGAAGCTGGCTGGTCATGTCGGATGCCGAGGCGCCCAGAAAGCACGACGCGGCGTTTCTCGGCTTTTGCCGAAAGTGGCAGTCGAGAAAACAGTCACCCGCGAATTCTACGCCAGGGCAGAGTTGGGGATCGAAAGGCTGA
- the tnpB gene encoding IS66 family insertion sequence element accessory protein TnpB (TnpB, as the term is used for proteins encoded by IS66 family insertion elements, is considered an accessory protein, since TnpC, encoded by a neighboring gene, is a DDE family transposase.), producing MIGLPDGMPIYLCTEPVDFRKGFDGLTGIVTTSLGKSVTDGSLFLFVNRKRDRIKALWWETGGLTLWYRRLEQGTVELPTPPCDQTHVTIDSVELAMWIAGVSLKSAKTRRKRMVA from the coding sequence ATGATCGGATTGCCTGATGGCATGCCGATCTATCTGTGCACCGAGCCGGTCGACTTTCGAAAAGGCTTTGATGGTCTGACCGGAATCGTCACCACCTCGTTGGGCAAGAGCGTCACCGACGGTTCGCTGTTTCTGTTTGTCAATCGAAAGCGAGACCGCATCAAAGCCCTCTGGTGGGAGACTGGTGGATTGACCTTGTGGTACAGGCGACTCGAGCAAGGCACCGTCGAGCTGCCAACGCCTCCCTGTGATCAAACGCACGTCACGATCGATTCGGTCGAACTGGCCATGTGGATCGCAGGCGTCTCACTGAAATCGGCCAAGACAAGACGCAAGCGAATGGTGGCGTAG
- the tnpA gene encoding IS66 family insertion sequence element accessory protein TnpA → MNRAETAKLWTERLQRFEQAQMTVAQFCSAEGVSQPSFYNWKRKLRSTRDPKVPVVAKFVPVSFQATPDRPAPAANLANATIELPGGIRIRIEVPTDSQPNPLRKDQP, encoded by the coding sequence ATGAATCGAGCCGAAACCGCGAAGCTTTGGACGGAGCGTCTGCAACGATTTGAGCAAGCTCAGATGACGGTCGCTCAATTCTGTTCCGCCGAAGGTGTTTCGCAGCCGTCTTTCTACAACTGGAAACGCAAGCTGCGGTCGACGCGGGATCCGAAAGTCCCCGTCGTGGCCAAGTTTGTGCCCGTCTCGTTTCAAGCCACACCGGATCGCCCCGCTCCCGCAGCCAATCTCGCGAACGCGACGATTGAACTTCCCGGTGGCATCCGCATTCGTATCGAAGTGCCAACTGATTCTCAGCCGAATCCACTGCGCAAGGATCAACCATGA
- a CDS encoding DUF433 domain-containing protein, with translation MFGAQLAKVAVPFSPSLLLAIYFDSLAFLLYGRIMTDLIDRYIEIRSNRAGDPRAFIRGTRLRVQDIVIDHQRFGHTAEQIASDYDFISVAQVHAALAYYFENREQIQKAIRDDESLSDLMSGTGHSVAVRWPFVARSHDASGDPVSP, from the coding sequence TTGTTCGGAGCTCAACTCGCCAAGGTGGCTGTCCCGTTTTCGCCGTCGTTGCTCCTTGCGATTTATTTTGACTCGCTCGCATTTTTACTCTACGGTCGAATCATGACCGACTTGATAGATAGATACATCGAGATCCGCTCTAACCGGGCAGGCGATCCACGTGCGTTCATTCGTGGAACTCGACTTCGCGTCCAGGACATCGTGATCGATCATCAGCGCTTCGGTCATACGGCCGAACAAATCGCTTCGGACTACGATTTCATCAGCGTGGCACAAGTGCACGCGGCCCTCGCCTACTACTTTGAAAACCGCGAGCAAATCCAGAAAGCCATTCGAGATGACGAGTCACTTTCAGACTTGATGAGTGGTACCGGCCACAGCGTTGCGGTCCGATGGCCATTTGTAGCGAGGAGCCATGACGCAAGCGGCGATCCAGTTTCACCTTGA
- a CDS encoding IS66 family transposase — protein sequence MDPKPLPADLDAAHALIQKQAVALELKDKLIEEQAHSVLELKSDRDKLDEKNIELNLTIEKLLKQLFGRKSERRIDCDGQLHFDLGEEPTPEVISALEEAICDARQIVDDAEEDKKKRRRNRSATGDRKFPEHLPRYERIVDVPEGKREGLTLIGYDEVETLEWVPADLKVRLTKYAKYVHPTDKAQGIVSPERPTGLVEWDRFDASIGVEVVAWKYFYHLPFYRQQDMFGASGWTPSRSTLQNIETAVEFALRPLAEHLQSILKQDPTVGCDDTGVLLITPAAMPDLSDHPRGKRITEVLEKAMTTGKPSIKANFWGYYASRLPVVAFDFTVSRHRDGPDDVLSDFEGNLIGDCWSGFQKIQIRSDSRITFAACWAHARRKIDECRSAFPIQVAKLESLIGNLYDVEDQCKHLTAPEQLSRRQSLSRHVLDQIEAYLSSEAMQSPKVLPKSNLGMAAAYVRRHWEALHRFTEDVSIPLDNNDCEQLMKRVATGRKNWMFKGSVAAGERAANLMTIIGSAIRNNLDVRAYLDDVLRRALSGETDWQSMTPHAWKAEHPESIRQYRDDERRQAADRKKTRRARRRTRKK from the coding sequence CTGAACCTGACGATCGAGAAACTTCTCAAGCAACTTTTTGGTCGCAAGAGTGAGCGACGCATCGACTGTGACGGCCAGCTGCATTTCGACTTGGGCGAAGAGCCCACGCCCGAAGTCATCAGCGCACTCGAAGAAGCGATCTGCGACGCTCGACAAATTGTTGACGATGCCGAAGAAGACAAGAAGAAGCGACGACGAAATCGCTCCGCAACCGGCGACCGCAAGTTCCCCGAACATTTGCCGCGCTATGAACGCATCGTCGATGTGCCCGAAGGAAAACGCGAAGGCTTGACCCTGATCGGCTATGACGAAGTTGAAACGCTGGAGTGGGTTCCCGCGGATCTCAAAGTCCGACTAACCAAGTATGCCAAATACGTCCACCCAACCGACAAAGCGCAAGGCATCGTCAGCCCCGAGCGGCCCACGGGCCTCGTCGAATGGGATCGCTTCGACGCCTCGATCGGTGTCGAGGTGGTGGCCTGGAAGTACTTCTATCACCTGCCGTTCTATCGTCAACAAGACATGTTCGGGGCCAGCGGCTGGACGCCCAGTCGCAGCACACTGCAGAACATCGAAACGGCCGTCGAGTTCGCCCTGCGTCCGCTCGCCGAGCACTTGCAGAGCATTCTGAAACAAGATCCCACCGTTGGCTGTGATGACACCGGCGTGCTGTTGATTACGCCCGCCGCGATGCCGGACTTATCGGATCACCCGCGCGGTAAACGTATCACCGAGGTCCTCGAGAAGGCGATGACCACAGGCAAGCCAAGCATCAAAGCGAACTTCTGGGGCTACTACGCTTCACGGCTTCCGGTTGTCGCTTTCGACTTCACGGTTAGCCGTCACCGTGATGGTCCGGACGACGTGCTGAGTGACTTTGAAGGTAACCTGATTGGCGACTGTTGGTCGGGATTTCAGAAGATCCAAATACGAAGCGACTCGCGAATCACTTTCGCAGCGTGCTGGGCACATGCGCGTCGCAAGATCGACGAGTGCCGCAGTGCGTTCCCGATCCAAGTGGCGAAACTTGAGTCGTTGATTGGAAATCTTTACGACGTGGAGGATCAATGCAAACACCTTACTGCGCCGGAGCAACTTTCGCGACGCCAAAGCCTGTCACGTCATGTTCTGGATCAGATCGAAGCCTATCTTTCCAGTGAAGCGATGCAGTCACCGAAGGTGCTTCCCAAGAGCAACCTTGGGATGGCGGCGGCCTACGTCCGTCGGCACTGGGAGGCACTCCATCGTTTTACCGAAGATGTATCGATCCCGCTGGACAACAACGACTGCGAGCAGTTGATGAAGCGGGTGGCGACGGGTCGCAAGAACTGGATGTTCAAAGGCTCGGTGGCCGCGGGCGAACGGGCTGCAAACTTAATGACAATCATCGGGAGCGCGATCCGCAACAACTTGGACGTGCGAGCGTACTTGGATGATGTCCTGCGGCGTGCGCTATCCGGCGAAACCGACTGGCAATCAATGACGCCCCATGCCTGGAAGGCAGAACATCCCGAATCGATCCGGCAATACCGCGACGACGAACGTCGCCAAGCCGCCGACCGCAAGAAAACTCGCCGCGCCCGCCGCCGAACCCGCAAAAAGTAA
- a CDS encoding IS66 family transposase — protein sequence MDPKPLPADLDAAHALIQKQAVALELKDKLIEEQAHSVLELKSDRDKLDEKNIELNLTIEKLLKQLFGRKSERRIDCDGQLHFDLGEEPTPEVISALEEAICDARQIVDDAEEDKKKRRRNRSATGDRKFPEHLPRYERIVDVPEGKREGLTLIGYDEVETLEWVPADLKVRLTKYAKYVHPTDKAQGIVSPERPTGLVEWDRFDASIGVEVVAWKYFYHLPFYRQQDMFGASGWTPSRSTLQNIETAVEFALRPLAEHLQSILKQDPTVGCDDTGVLLITPAAMPDLSDHPRGKRITEVLEKAMTTGKPSIKANFWGYYASRLPVVAFDFTVSRHRDGPDDVLSDFEGNLIGDCWSGFQKIQIRSDSRITFAACWAHARRKIDECRSAFPIQVAKLESLIGNLYDVEDQCKHLTAPEQLSRRQSLSRHVLDQIEAYLSSEAMQSPKVLPKSNLGMAAAYVRRHWEALHRFTEDVSIPLDNNDCEQLMKRVATGRKNWMFKGSVAAGERAANLMTIIGSAIRNNLDVRAYLDDVLRRALSGETDWQSMTPHAWKAEHPESIRQYRDDERRQAADRKKTRRARRRTRKK from the coding sequence ATGGATCCCAAACCACTCCCCGCCGACCTCGATGCTGCTCATGCGTTGATTCAAAAACAAGCCGTCGCACTGGAGTTGAAAGACAAGCTGATTGAGGAACAAGCCCACAGCGTCTTAGAACTTAAGTCCGACCGTGACAAACTCGACGAGAAGAACATCGAGCTGAACCTGACGATCGAGAAACTTCTCAAGCAACTTTTTGGTCGCAAGAGTGAGCGACGCATCGACTGTGACGGCCAGCTGCATTTCGACTTGGGCGAAGAGCCCACGCCCGAAGTCATCAGCGCACTCGAAGAAGCGATCTGCGACGCTCGACAAATTGTTGACGATGCCGAAGAAGACAAGAAGAAGCGACGACGAAATCGCTCCGCAACCGGCGACCGCAAGTTCCCCGAACATTTGCCGCGCTATGAACGCATCGTCGATGTGCCCGAAGGAAAACGCGAAGGCTTGACCCTGATCGGCTATGACGAAGTTGAAACGCTGGAGTGGGTTCCCGCGGATCTCAAAGTCCGACTAACCAAGTATGCCAAATACGTCCACCCAACCGACAAAGCGCAAGGCATCGTCAGCCCCGAGCGGCCCACGGGCCTCGTCGAATGGGATCGCTTCGACGCCTCGATCGGTGTCGAGGTGGTGGCCTGGAAGTACTTCTATCACCTGCCGTTCTATCGTCAACAAGACATGTTCGGGGCCAGCGGCTGGACGCCCAGTCGCAGCACACTGCAGAACATCGAAACGGCCGTCGAGTTCGCCCTGCGTCCGCTCGCCGAGCACTTGCAGAGCATTCTGAAACAAGATCCCACCGTTGGCTGTGATGACACCGGCGTGCTGTTGATTACGCCCGCCGCGATGCCGGACTTATCGGATCACCCGCGCGGTAAACGTATCACCGAGGTCCTCGAGAAGGCGATGACCACAGGCAAGCCAAGCATCAAAGCGAACTTCTGGGGCTACTACGCTTCACGGCTTCCGGTTGTCGCTTTCGACTTCACGGTTAGCCGTCACCGTGATGGTCCGGACGACGTGCTGAGTGACTTTGAAGGTAACCTGATTGGCGACTGTTGGTCGGGATTTCAGAAGATCCAAATACGAAGCGACTCGCGAATCACTTTCGCAGCGTGCTGGGCACATGCGCGTCGCAAGATCGACGAGTGCCGCAGTGCGTTCCCGATCCAAGTGGCGAAACTTGAGTCGTTGATTGGAAATCTTTACGACGTGGAGGATCAATGCAAACACCTTACTGCGCCGGAGCAACTTTCGCGACGCCAAAGCCTGTCACGTCATGTTCTGGATCAGATCGAAGCCTATCTTTCCAGTGAAGCGATGCAGTCACCGAAGGTGCTTCCCAAGAGCAACCTTGGGATGGCGGCGGCCTACGTCCGTCGGCACTGGGAGGCACTCCATCGTTTTACCGAAGATGTATCGATCCCGCTGGACAACAACGACTGCGAGCAGTTGATGAAGCGGGTGGCGACGGGTCGCAAGAACTGGATGTTCAAAGGCTCGGTGGCCGCGGGCGAACGGGCTGCAAACTTAATGACAATCATCGGGAGCGCGATCCGCAACAACTTGGACGTGCGAGCGTACTTGGATGATGTCCTGCGGCGTGCGCTATCCGGCGAAACCGACTGGCAATCAATGACGCCCCATGCCTGGAAGGCAGAACATCCCGAATCGATCCGGCAATACCGCGACGACGAACGTCGCCAAGCCGCCGACCGCAAGAAAACTCGCCGCGCCCGCCGCCGAACCCGCAAAAAGTAA
- a CDS encoding DUF5615 family PIN-like protein: MTQAAIQFHLDECIPERVAHGLRRLDRECTTTHEAELRGATDLDHVEYCRKHAKVLVTRDRDFLRIADQGHEHAGIIFWTEKHPPSQLVRDIDALCFQTTLAELRNAVIYV; encoded by the coding sequence ATGACGCAAGCGGCGATCCAGTTTCACCTTGACGAGTGCATTCCCGAGCGTGTCGCACACGGACTCCGCCGACTTGATCGTGAGTGTACGACCACCCATGAGGCCGAACTTCGCGGAGCCACCGATCTTGACCATGTGGAATACTGCCGAAAGCACGCTAAAGTTCTTGTAACCCGCGACCGCGATTTTTTGCGTATCGCCGACCAAGGGCACGAGCACGCCGGCATCATCTTCTGGACGGAGAAACATCCACCCTCACAGCTCGTTCGTGACATCGACGCGTTGTGTTTCCAGACCACACTGGCTGAACTCCGAAATGCCGTCATCTACGTTTGA